GTTTGATTGCAAACCATAACACCCATTTCCTCTCCTCCATTTCTTCCCCATTCCCATTTCCCGTCCGCTGTCTTAACTCCCACTCCAGAAAGAATGTACCCGCCTACACAGATTGCAGATGCTGCGAATGGCTTGTCTTCAAGAACTATGTACATCAAGCCAAGAAATTATATCACCAAACACTTTAAGGATCACCTCATCTGGCTCACCTTCAAGAAGGGAATGATAAGCGTCATCATAGAGAATCAGTTTCTTGTCTGCACTGCTTGCCTTCTCATATAATGCCTCGCTAATAGACGGATCTGTTATCGCATCAGCCTTGCCGTGGAGGATCAATAATGGCAGAGAAACCTACAAAAGAGCATTTATACTGACTCATGAGAATACATCAGTCTTTCAAATGTTATTTCCACAGCATCAAAAAGCATGTTCAAATTTGTAAATAGAAAGCAGTCTCTCCTAGAAAGCAACTCCATATAGTAACTTTACAAAACTCCTCAcaccttccctccttaaaagaagaagaagaacaataacaacaacaaaCAAAAAGTGTTTACATACTTTCTCCAGTTTTTGTTCTATTTCCTGGGTAGTCTTCAGTAACTCTAGTGCAGTTCGTAGCCGTGGTTTATGCTTGTAAGCAATCACGTGGTACGCAGTCTGCAAAAAGtgacaaaaagtcaaaaaaggaTGAACAGGCAAACAATGGGAAAAATCTCGCAGCAACATGTCTGCTCTGTTTACAACACAGAGTGTGCTGTCTTACAATATTAAATAACCAACACTTTCTGCTCAACACTtcataaaagggaaagaaggcTAACCAAATTCCTTTTCTTTACATCTCTGAATGCTAACTCAGCTAAATCCTTTTGTGGAACTAGCTTGCATTTTGGAAGAAGTTTCGCCACTCCAATAAGAACTTGTGTGACGAACGGTGGTGGAACCAGATCATCTGCAATCTGTAGAAAAATATGCAGATCAAGAAATGAGGTATATGAGAAACAAGAAATGAACAATTCAGAAGGTAGTTCAGAGAGGTACTTTGCACATTGGTGCAACAAGAACAGCTCCATTCCATGAATTAGGCTGTTTGAGGTGCACCTTCAGAGCTACAGCTCCTCCCATAGATTGTCCAAACAGGAAGCTTGGCAGACCACAGAAATCCGGATTTTCTGCACCCAAAGTGTAAATTTAATGTCTTCAGACCCCTAGCCCATCTTCCTTTCACTTGCACAAGTACATCCCGTTCTCTCTTTCCAATAAGACTTCTTATTTTTTCGGTTTTTATTTCGGGGGGCCGGGAGGGGGGGGTGTTGGGGATGTGCATTTGATAAACTAACATCACAGCTATTAGACATAGTCTCTAAGCTAAATGTAGCTGCAAAGATGTCACAAGTAATAAGCCCATGGCTCAGGAATAAAACTGTAAAAGGAACATTTTAATTCATGAAATTTGTTGATATAGAAATGAACAAGTGTCCTCATAATTTCACAAATACACGCTCCTAATAACCCATAATGAAACAAGCACAAAATGATTAACTACCTGAGAAAAAGGCCTAAACATGTGAAATAGAGAGAGAATAACAGATAATATTGCAAGAAAGGGTTGTTGCACTAGTCCTTATATTTCCTAGTCAAGCAAAGCAAGACTTTGCCCTGTTCGTTTATTTTGTTCATACTCCTTTTTCAATAATGACAGATACAACCAACTTCATTGAGCGGCTTCAACACATTCACTTCAACATTTGTTGCAAATTAACATTTCCTGTTGATGCTATTACGCCATCATGTACAAGCATTAAGCAGATAGGAGTTcagaaatggagaaaagtatAATTGTGAAGCAAGTAACAAGTCACCAACTCTGAAGTCAAATTCAAAGACGAAGTGAGACTTATGATGGTAAACACCTTATACTCCCCTCCCTCCTCCTTCCCTCTTTGTTTTCCTATTCATAACAGGGGAATAGAAAGAGGTTTGGCCCTTAGAAATGTGTGAAGAATCATATTCAGAGCTACAGCAAAGCTCTCATGtactatcaaaatttttttctttgtttccacaGTTAGGTGTGCTATTAGTTACAAGCCCTCAAATGTAATTTGATGCACTCCTGCAGAAATCCTTGCAAAAAATGTCATGCAGCTATGCAAGAAATTAGCCAAAATACCTTTAACTTTTGAGTAATGCTCAATCACATCATCAACTAGCCTGTTGAAGCTTCGAATATAGCCATGAAGACCCTCAGAAAGTCCAAATCCAGGATAATCCATAGCAAAAACTGCATAGCCAGAGAAGGCTAACTTTCTAGCAATTCCTGCAAATGACACCACACATCCATTAAACCATGAAGATTCACAAGAGCAAATCTGCAATTTCAAATCATTTGCTTAAGCTACATGCCTTCGAAGAAAAAGGTGCAACTGTCTCCGTAACCATGACAAAAACAAACCACTGCCTTAGGACTGGTCTGCGGCACCCAACTTTTTGAGAAGTATTCCAATCCTCTAGAGTTCACCTGGTATGACTGTATCACAGTATTCAAATGACTATCTTGATGTAAAAACTTTCACAAAGGCTGTGAAACCATACAGACACAAGATGCCACTGGTAAATGACAGTTTTCAAATAAACATGAAGCTTGCAAAAATATGAATGATTTCTAGCATACGCTAGTCAACACAGACTAGACAACTATCACTCAATTGTAGCAGCTATAATGGTATAAACAGAAATTTGTGGCACTCTTAAACCAAGTCTATGACTAACTTTTCTTCATCACAATCTTCTCAAAATGGAAATCAGTTTCCTACATCATCTTTTCAAGGACAAGAAGGGAATATGGTGGATGACTGGGATGCGATAGGAAAGCTTCCAGTCATAGGTTCAGAGGCCAAGATCGGGAGATATAAGAAGTTGTACCTCCTTCATCTTCAAGCCGTTACTTGGGATCTGTTAAAAGACAAACACAGAGCAGTCAACATCACCAATAAAATCATTAATCCAAGAAAGTGGAAGTCAAACTTCAACACAATATGCTTCCCACAATGAAACTAGGTTTTCTACTAAACCATATTTCCACCAAAGTCAAAAGCAAAAaccaacaaaagaagaaaaaatttgcaGCTCCAACAGTTAAAACCATATACCAGCACAAATATTAACCAAGGATGGTAGAGGCAAAACCCTTCCAATAACAGAAACGATATGCTACTTTATGAGTGCCAAATGTAATCTTGTAAAAGTGCATCTGCCCTTCTAATTTCTTAACTGCAAGGGGAGTGTACCTGGAGTAGCTTGAACACATATAAGTGCATTATGGGAATTGTGAACACAGTAGCATCTATAGGAGCTCACAAAGTGGCAAGCAAACAAGTGCATAGCTTATATTGGAGAAGGATAATTAATACTGCCATAGAGTCCATATGAAAGCCTAAGCAATTAACTTGGTCCATACTTTAGGTACAGCAGGATTGAAATCATAAAGTTTTATTAATCCGCGTGAACTTCCACCCTCATCTTCTCATAATGAATCGATTGTCTTTCAACAGTTTATTATAGGACATCATTCTCCCAATTTTTTATCTTTCtcagagaaagagagagagcaatgAGCAATATAGTCCACTGCTCTACTGGACAAGAGAATCCTTATTTCTACCTTCTTTTCACAGAACCGCCGAAGATATGTAAACAAACAGCCAGCAATTCTACGCATTTGCAAAATATTAGTCAATAACCAATAAGCCATGTATATCATTAATAAGCTGCACAATGAATTGTTAACATTAAAGACATTTACATGTTCCTAAGTTTAAGAGCCCAAATGAATTCTTCAGAACAACCAGTCAGTCGTATTTGGTTTCAAAAAAGTCAATCACAGCCAACAAAAGAAAATCGAATGCAATAGAAATCAAATTCTATCAAACCGCCATAGAACGgataaacaaacaaaaaagaaaaagtctaATCTTTCTTCACAAAGGCGTAAGCTTTATCAAATTACCAATCCCTTGAGCACCTGTTGCAATTTGCAATAATTACCTTGAACAAAATGTGATCAATTGAGAGTTGAATATCCTTAAAGGCCTCACGAGCACGCCTTCGGGCCCCAACCTTTCTCATATTTGCATCCACAATCTTCTGCAACTCTTTACTTACCCCTGGGAACTTCTCATGCCTCACCATTGCAGCCCTTTTCTCACCCCTCAATGAAGAAGCTTTAACCTTTACCTCTGAACCGTACAATTTCAGATCTTATTCAGAACCCAGAAAGTTTATCAGCTTCTAGACCATAAAtgcactctttttttttcttcttcttttacccagagaacaaaatcaccaaaaaagagaaaaagaaaggagaatAAGAAGGGGAAAAGTCAGTGaaaccaaaataaaattgacaaaaaaaaaaacagctgGATGACTTCTGGGAAGCTGTCAAAATGGGAATCTGCGTTGGTCAAGAATCTGTCTTTGTCGCAAGCAAGTAGTAGTGCTAATAATAAATCTACTTTAGTATTTAATAATCTAAGTAGTATTTAATAATCCAGTGTTATAGAAACAAGGGACTTACCTTGAAGGAGACGCGAGTCTAACGAAACATAAAAGGCTGAGTGCTGAGGCTGCTGGCAGTTTTGGTTTTGTGACGTAATATATGTCAGATAAAGTGTTTAACGGTAACTTATTGAGGAACTTTTCTaggaaaatttttaataaaagtatttattaattatttaattatttttaaatttttaattattttgagATATAGTTCAATAAGCATTTATTGTATTGGATAATATTAATTTAAAAACTTTTAAAAgtatttatctttttatttagttcataatatagaataaaataattaattttgatattttattttttaaatcacaaaagtTAATTTAAAAGCATCAAATTTGAACTTTTGCCAAAAGTACTTTTAAGAGCAAAACTTCGACTCCTAATTTATGGGATAATGTTCACCAAATActttaaaaatacttttaacaTCAAAAAGTGCTTTTTCACCAAAAGTATCGCAACCCCAAACAAGGCCAAAAAGatagttgaaaatataaaaaaaatatattgaaaaatgtgttttatgatgcaaataaaatattatttgaaaaaatttgctaTTCAAACACCTTTGTTTTTTAAGTGGACATTCTAATTTGACATCTCTCACTTAAATTCCCTCGTTCTGTGACACGTAATCTATCTCCTCCAAATATTACACTCCCTCATCCTGTACTACCAAACCTATCTCTCCTACACAGTATAGTAACTGTGGGACCAAAAGCACAATTGATTGTTAGTTTAACATTATTTGAACGAGATGTAACCCTACATGAATTACTAATATAATTTCANNNNNNNNNNNNNNNNNNNNNNNNNNNNNNNNNNNNNNNNNNNNNNNNNNNNNNNNNNNNNNNNNNNNNNNNNNNNNNNNNNNNNNNNNNNNNNNNNNNNNNNNNNNNNNNNNNNNNNNNNNNNNNNNNNNNNNNNNNNNNNNNNNNNNNNNNNNNNNNNNNNNNNNNNNNNNNNNNNNNNNNNNNNNNNNNNNNNNNNNNNNNNNNNNNNNNNNNNNNNNNNNNNNNNNNNNNNNNNNNNNNNNNNNNNNNNNNNNNNNNNNNNNNNNNNNNNNNNNNNNNNNNNNNNNNNNNNNNNNNNNNNNNNNNNNNNNNNNNNNNNNNNNNNNNNNNNNNNNNNNNNNNNNNNNNNNNNNNNNNNNNNNNNNNNNNNNNNNNNNNNNNNNNNNNNNNNNNNNNNNNNNNNNNNNNNNNNNNNNNNNNNNNNNNNNNNNNNNNNNNNNNNNNNNNNNNNNNNNNNNNNNNNNNNNNNNNNNNNNNNNNNNNNNNNNNNNNNNNNNNNNNNNNNNNNNNNNNNNNNNNNNNNNNNNNNNNNNNNNNNNNNNNNNNNNNNNNNNNNNNNNNNNNNNNNNNNNNNNNNNNNNNNNNNNNNNNNNNNNNNNNNNNNNNNNNNNNNNNNNNNNNNNNNNNNNNNNNNNNNNNNNNNNNNNNNNNNNNNNNNNNNNNNNNNNNNNNNNNNNNNNNNNNNNNNNNNNNNNNNNNNNNNNNNNNNNNNNNNNNNNNNNNNNNNNNNNNNNNNNNNNNNNNNNNNNNNNNNNNNNNNNNNNNNNNNNNNNNNNNNNNNNNNNNNNNNNNNNNNNNNNNNNNNNNNNNNNNNNNNNNNNNNNNNNNNNNNNNNNNNNNNNNNNNNNNNNNNNNNNNNNNNNNNNNNNNNNNNNNNNNNNNNNNNNNNNNNNNNNNNNNNNNNNNNNNNNNNNNNNNNNNNNNNNNNNNNNNNNNNNNNNNNNNNNNNNNNNNNNNNNNNNNNNNNNNNNNNNNNNNNNNNNNNNNNNNNNNNNNNAGGCACGACTGATGAGGTATAAATTAGATTGTTTATGTCCATTACATCTTCATTCAGCTTTGGGAGTTCTCTGGTTTCGCTTGTCCTATTACCTTCACCGACATCCCTCTCCTCTTACTGCACTGCAATTTGCTCCTTTTTTAGACCATTCCTCATCAATTTCATCAGCAGCACCATCCTCATCGTTGCCCCCTTCTTCTGCAGATTGAAATTCCAACTCTT
This portion of the Coffea eugenioides isolate CCC68of chromosome 11, Ceug_1.0, whole genome shotgun sequence genome encodes:
- the LOC113753030 gene encoding caffeoylshikimate esterase-like, which produces MVRHEKFPGVSKELQKIVDANMRKVGARRRAREAFKDIQLSIDHILFKIPSNGLKMKESYQVNSRGLEYFSKSWVPQTSPKAVVCFCHGYGDSCTFFFEGIARKLAFSGYAVFAMDYPGFGLSEGLHGYIRSFNRLVDDVIEHYSKVKENPDFCGLPSFLFGQSMGGAVALKVHLKQPNSWNGAVLVAPMCKIADDLVPPPFVTQVLIGVAKLLPKCKLVPQKDLAELAFRDVKKRNLTAYHVIAYKHKPRLRTALELLKTTQEIEQKLEKVSLPLLILHGKADAITDPSISEALYEKASSADKKLILYDDAYHSLLEGEPDEVILKVFGDIISWLDVHSS